The Amycolatopsis sp. DG1A-15b genome contains the following window.
CGGGCCGGGCGATCGCGTCGTTCGCGCTCACCGAAGCCGAGGCCGGGTCGGACCCGGGCGGCCTGACCAGCCGCGCGGTCCGCGACGGCGACCGCTACCGGCTGTCGGGCACCAAGCGGTTCATCACCAACGCGCCGCTCGCCGAAGTGTTCGTCGCGTTCGCGCGCACGGATCCGGAAAGCACCGGCAGCCACGGCATTTCCGCGTTCCTCGTCCCCGCGGGCGCGCCCGGCGTCACCGTCGGCCCGCACGACGCCAAGATGGGTCAGGCCGGTGCGTGGACGTCGGAAGTGGTCTTCGACGACGTCGAGCTGTCCGCCGGCGCGCTGGTCGGCGAAGAGGGCCGGGGGTTCGGCATCGCGATGGCCTCGCTGGCCCGCGGCCGCCTGCACATCGCGGCGCTGTGCGTCGGCCTGGCCGAGCGGGCCCTCGCCGAAGCCGTCGAGTACGCGCGGACGGCGCGTCAGGGCGGCCGGGTGATCGGCGAATACCAGCTGGTGCAGGCGCTGCTCGCGGAGTCCCACGCCGAACTCGCGGCGGGCCGCGCGATGGTCCACGAAGCCGCGGCGAAGTACGACTCGGGCGAGGACCGCAAGCTCGGGCCGTCGTCGGCGAAGCTGTTCTGCACCGAGATGCTCGGCCGGGTCGCGGACCGCGCGGTGCAGGTCCACGGCGGGACGGGGTACGTCCGCGGGGTGACGGTCGAGCGGATCTACCGCGACGCGCGGCTGTTCCGGATTTACGAAGGGACCAGCGAAATCCAGAAGCTCGTGATCGCGCGGCAGCTGCTGAAGGGCTGAACTTGCGCTGGAGTCCGCTCCAGGTTCTACCGTCGGGGACATGACCACCGCACAGCACAAGATCGGCTCGGGGTTCGGCGCCACCACCACGGCGGCCGAGGTCGTGGCCGGCCTCGACCTGACCGGCAAGCTCGCGATCGTCACCGGTGGCTACTCCGGCATCGGCCTGGAGACCACGCGGGCGCTGGCGAGCGCGGGCGCGCACGTCGTCGTCCCGGCCCGGCGCCGCGCCACGGCCGAAGAAGCGTTGCGGGGCTTCGAAAACGTCGAGATCGACGAGCTCGATCTCGCCGACCTCGACAGCGTCCGCGCGTTCGCCTCGCGGTTCCTGGCGGCGGGCCGCGGCATCGACGTCTTCGTCGGCAGCGCCGGGATCATGGCGGCGCCCGAGACCCGTGTCGGGCCGGGCTGGGAGGCGCAGTTCGCGACCAACCACCTCGGGCACTTCGCGCTGGTGAACCGGCTCTGGCCGGCGTTCACCCCCGGCGCGCGCGTGGTTTCGGTGTCCTCACGGGGCCACCACTACGGTCCGGTGGGCTTCGACGACTTGAACTTCGAGCGCGGCTACGACAAGTGGCTCGCCTACGGCCAGGCCAAGACGGCGAACGTGCTCTTCGCCGTCCACCTCGACCGGCTCTCGCGCGAGCGGGGCGTCCGCGCGTTCGCCCTGCACCCGGGCCGGATCCTCACCGAACTCGTGCGCCACCTGGACCGGCAGGAGCTGGTCGACGCGGGCATGGTCGACGAGTCCGGCCGGGTCACCGGCGGGGCGAAGACGCCGGAGCAGGGCGCCGCGACCCAGGTCTGGGCGGCGACTTCGCCGCAGCTCGACGGCCTCGGCGGCGTCTACCTCGAGGACTGCGACATCGCCGAGCCCGCGCCGGCGGACGGTACCCGCACCGGGGTGAAGGACTACGCGACCGACCCGGTGCTCGCCGAGCGGCTGTGGACGCTCTCGGCCGAGCTGACCGGCGTGAACGCCTTCTAGAGCTTCTCGATCTCCCGCACCAGCAGGTCGATCTCGTCCTCGGTGTTGTAGTAGTGCACCGACGCCCGGACCAGGTCGGGCAGCGCCCGCGCGGTGAAGTCGAACTGCGCGGAGGTGCGCGTCGACAGCGAAGTGTTGATGTTCGCCTCCGCCAGCCGCGCCTTGATCTCCGCGGCCGGTGTGCCGTCGAGGCTGAACGTGACGAGGCCGCACTTCCGCGCGCCGGCGTCGTGCACCCGCGCCCCGGCGTCGGTGAGCCGGCTTCGCAGCGTCGCGGCCAGTGAAGCGACACGCTCTTCGATGGCCGGCAAACCCCATTCGAGCGCGTAGTCGATGGCCGCGCCGAGGCCGCAGACCGCGGCGAAGTCGCGTTCCCACACCTCGAAGCGCTTGGCGGTCGGGTCGACGACGTACTCGGTCGGCGACTCCCAGCTCGCCGAGTGCAGGTCGAGCATCGCCGGCTCCAGCCGCTCGCGCAGCCGCGGGTGCACGTAGAGGAACCCGGTGCCGCGCGGGCCGCGCAGGTACTTGCGGCCGGTTCCCGACACCGCGTCGCACTGCAGGCGCGTGACGTCGAGGTCGAGCTGGCCCGCCGACTGGCAGGCGTCGAGCAGGAACGGAATCCTCGCGGCCGAAGCGACCGCGCCGATCTCCTCGGCCGGGTTGACCAGGCCGCCCTGGGTGGGCACGTGGCTGACGGCGATCAGCTTGACGTCGTCGTCGACGCGCCGGCGCAGCTCTTCGACGTCCAGCTGCCCGGATCCGTCGTCGCCGATCACCTCGACGACCGCGCCGGTGCGCCGGGCGACCTGCAGGAACGCGATCGCGTTGCTGGCGTACTCCGCCCGCGACGTCAGAATCCGGTCGCCGCGGCCGAACGGCAGTGCGTAGAACACCGCCTGCCATGAGCGCGTCGCGTTGTCGGTGAGCGCGATGTCGTCGGTGCCGGCGCCGAGCAGCCGGGCCACCGATGCGTACACCGCGTCCAGGCGATCCGCGGCTTCGGCGGCCGCTTCGTAGCCGCCGACCAGCGCTTCGTGACGCAGGTACTCGACGACGGTGTCGGTCACGACGGCCGGGGGCAGCGCCGCGCCCGCGTTGTTGAAGTGGACCACCTCGGCGCAGCCGGGGGTCTCGCGGCGCGCGCGTTCGACGTCGAAGCTCATACGAACTGAATACAGTAGATAGCTATTGTATGCAATACTGCCCGGCATGGCCCGCACCCCGTTGCGCAGCGACCTCATCGAGCAGATCACCGCGCGCGTGCTCGACCGGCGGCTCGCGGCCGGGACCCGCGTCAACGAGGTGCACCTGGCGCGCGAACTCGGCGTCAGCCGGACGCCGCTGCGGGAGGCGCTGATCGGGCTCGCCGACCGCGGCCTGCTGGTCTCCGCGCCTGGCCGGGGGTTCCTGGTGCCGCCGTTCGACCCGGACGAGGCGCGCCGGCTCTACCCGCTGGTGGCCGAGCTGGAAGCCCTCGCGCTGCGCTGGACGTCGCCGGTCGAGCTGATCGGGCTGCCGGACGCGCTCGACGCCGTCGCCGGCGAAATGGCCCTCGCGGACGGCAGCGAACTGTCCGCATTGGACGACCGGTGGCACGCGCTGCTGCTGTCGCGCTGCCCGAACCCGCACTTGCTGCGGCTGATCGAGCAGACCAAGCCGCTGCTCAAGCGCTACGAGTCGGCGTACTTCGCCCGGCACGGCCACGCCGGGGAAAGTATCGAGGAACACCGCCGCATCGCCGCGGCCCTGCGCGACGGCGATCTGGCGGCCGCGTCCGCGGTGCTCGTCGCCAACTGGGTCAAGGCACTGGCGTACCTGGGGAAGGACGAAAGATGATCATCGCGCACCTGAGCGACCTGCACCTCGACGGCGGGCCGCGGGCGGAAGACCGCGTGGCGGCGGTGATGGGCTACCTCGGCGGCCTTGCGCGGCCGATCGACGCCGTCGTCGTCACCGGCGACATCGCCGACCACGGCACGGCCGCGGAGTACGCGCGCGCCGCCGAGCTGCTGAAGCACCGGGCGCCGGTGCTGGTGTGCCCGGGCAACCACGACGTGCGCGCGGCCTTCCGCACGGGGTTGCTCGACCTGCCGCCGTCCGACGGCCCGATCGACCTCGCGCAGGAGATCGGCGGCGTGCTGTTCGCGCTGTGCGACTCGACGATCCCGGGCCGCGGCGCGGGATTCCTCGCCGGCGAGACCCTGGCGTGGCTCGACGGCGTCCTCTCCGGCGGCGACGGCCCGGCGTTCGTCGCGTTCCACCACCCGCCGGTCGAGGTCGGCGTCCCGCTGGTGGACGCGATCCGGCAGGCCGGCGAAGACCGGCTGGCGGCCGTGCTGAAGCGGCACCCGCGGGTGAAGGCGCTGCTGGCCGGGCACGTGCACACGGGCGCCTCGACGACTTTCGCCGGTGTTCCGCTGCGCATCGCACCGGGGGTCGTTTCGGGCTCGCTGCTGCCGGTCGAGCCGGGCGCGGACCGCGGGTGGGCCGAAGGCGGCCCGCTGGAGTACGACCGCCCGCCGGCCCTGCTGCTGCACGTCCTCCACGACGACGGCCGGGTGACCAGCCACCACCGCACGGTCCCGCTCTGACCGGCTCCGCTGTCAGCTGCTGAACACCGGCAGCGTGATCCGGGACGGCCGCGCCGCGTCGTGGAACACCTCGAAGCGGTTCGGTTCGCCGGTCACCGCCGAGGTGACCGGCTCGCCCGTGCCGTGGTTGCGGGCGAACCGCGGGAACGCGCCGCCCGCCACCTGGACGCGCAGGCGGTGGCCCCGGCGGAAGCGGTACGCCGTCGGGTCGAGCGTCACCTCCGCGGTCACCACCCCGTCGGGATCCGCCGAGGGGAAGCCCGGGCGCAGCCGCAGGATTCCGTCGGTCACGTTGCGGGAGACGCCGCCGGCGTCGACGTCGCACAGCCGGACGTAGACGTCGGCGTGGCCCAGCTCGGTGCGCACGTGCACGGTCGCCGACACTTCGCCGATGACGTCGAGGTCCGACGGCAGCGGCTCGCCGGTGAACACCAGCACGTCCGGCCGGGCCTCGACCTCCTGGTTGTCGCGCTGCTTCCACTCGCCCGTCAGCAGCGGGCCGCCGACTGCGGGCGTCGGATCGGCCGGGTCGTAGGTGAACGGCGTCGGCAGCGCCGGGTCGGTCGCGACCTCGCCGAGCCCGCCGATCGGCCGCAGGTGCGCCTCGGTCACCTTCGACGGCGGCGGCCAGGACTCGAAGTCCAGCCACGTCCCGGCGCCCTGGAGGAACAGCCGGACCGGGGCCCGCTGCAGCTGGGTCCGGTCGCCGAGCAGGTGCGCGCGCAGGAAACCGAGCTGGTCGCGGATCATCGGGCCCATGCTCGCGGGCTCGCCGTGCGCCCACGGCCCGATCGTGATCCGCGGCGCTTTGCCCGCGTCGGCGAGGAGCCGGAAGTCGCGCAGCTGCGAGCCGATGAACAGGTCGTACCAGCCGGTGACCATCGACACGGGGACGTCGAGCTCCGCCACGCGCGCGCTGTGGTCGGACATGGCCCAGTAGCCGTCGTCGGGCGCGAAGTGCTCGGTGACGTCCTGGAGGAACCGCACCGGCTTCCCGATCGCGGCGATGTCGGCGCCGCTGATCGGCAGGTGCGCCATCGCCCGGCGGGTCTTGCGCGTCTGCCGCGGGTTCGGCAGCGCGGCGAAGCGTTCCTCCTGGCGGCCGATCATCGCCGCCCACGAGACCATGTTGTCCGCCGCGAGCACCCCGCCCGGGTAGAACGTCGAGACGAACTCCGACGCCGTCACCCCGAGGCACATCGCCGCCAGGGGCGGGTCGAGGTACGGCCCGATCGCCCACTGCGTGTGCCCGAGGTAGCTGGCGCCGGCCATGCCGAGGTTCCCGTCGCACCACGGCTGGGCCCGCAGCCACTCGGCGGTGGCGAGCCCGTCCTCGCGTTCGAGGTGGAAGGGCCGGAACTCGCCGCCGGAGCCGAACGAGCCGCGCGTGCTCTGGACGACCGTCTGCAGCCCGTGCCGGGCGAAGGTCTCGCCGAAGAGCTTCGAGGCCAGGCCCTTGCGCCCGTACGGCGTGCGGATCAGGACGACCGGCGCCGACGTCGTCCCGGCCGGGGCGTACCGGTCGGCGAGCAGCGTGACGCCGTCGGGCATCGGCACGGCGAGGTCGTGCGTCACGACCGGCTTGGGATCTTCGGTGCGGGGGAGTCCGAGCAGCTTGTCGACAAGTCGGTCCAGCACGGGCGGTCGCCTTCCGAAGTGGAGTAGGTCCTTCCGGATCCGACCGTACCTCAGTTCGCGCGCGCGAGGGTTTCCGGCCGCAGCAGCCTCGCCAGCTCTTCGGCCGGGATCAGGCCCTTTTCGACGACGAGCTCGGCGACCCCTTGCCCGGTTTCCAGGGCCTCCTTCGCGATCTCCGTCGCGGCCGCGTAGCCGATGCTCGGGTTGAGCGCCGTCACCAGGCCGATCGAGTTCTCGACGTAGGCGCGCATGACGTCGACGTTCGCGGT
Protein-coding sequences here:
- a CDS encoding acyl-CoA dehydrogenase family protein, producing the protein MDADVFGQVLGAVREFVRKEVVPREAEIDERDEIPAEIREKAAELGLFGWALPEEYGGLGLGMAEDVRLAIELGWTTPAFRSLFGTNNGIAGQAIVHHGTPDQRTHWLPRLAAGRAIASFALTEAEAGSDPGGLTSRAVRDGDRYRLSGTKRFITNAPLAEVFVAFARTDPESTGSHGISAFLVPAGAPGVTVGPHDAKMGQAGAWTSEVVFDDVELSAGALVGEEGRGFGIAMASLARGRLHIAALCVGLAERALAEAVEYARTARQGGRVIGEYQLVQALLAESHAELAAGRAMVHEAAAKYDSGEDRKLGPSSAKLFCTEMLGRVADRAVQVHGGTGYVRGVTVERIYRDARLFRIYEGTSEIQKLVIARQLLKG
- a CDS encoding SDR family NAD(P)-dependent oxidoreductase encodes the protein MTTAQHKIGSGFGATTTAAEVVAGLDLTGKLAIVTGGYSGIGLETTRALASAGAHVVVPARRRATAEEALRGFENVEIDELDLADLDSVRAFASRFLAAGRGIDVFVGSAGIMAAPETRVGPGWEAQFATNHLGHFALVNRLWPAFTPGARVVSVSSRGHHYGPVGFDDLNFERGYDKWLAYGQAKTANVLFAVHLDRLSRERGVRAFALHPGRILTELVRHLDRQELVDAGMVDESGRVTGGAKTPEQGAATQVWAATSPQLDGLGGVYLEDCDIAEPAPADGTRTGVKDYATDPVLAERLWTLSAELTGVNAF
- a CDS encoding aminotransferase class V-fold PLP-dependent enzyme, translating into MSFDVERARRETPGCAEVVHFNNAGAALPPAVVTDTVVEYLRHEALVGGYEAAAEAADRLDAVYASVARLLGAGTDDIALTDNATRSWQAVFYALPFGRGDRILTSRAEYASNAIAFLQVARRTGAVVEVIGDDGSGQLDVEELRRRVDDDVKLIAVSHVPTQGGLVNPAEEIGAVASAARIPFLLDACQSAGQLDLDVTRLQCDAVSGTGRKYLRGPRGTGFLYVHPRLRERLEPAMLDLHSASWESPTEYVVDPTAKRFEVWERDFAAVCGLGAAIDYALEWGLPAIEERVASLAATLRSRLTDAGARVHDAGARKCGLVTFSLDGTPAAEIKARLAEANINTSLSTRTSAQFDFTARALPDLVRASVHYYNTEDEIDLLVREIEKL
- a CDS encoding GntR family transcriptional regulator yields the protein MARTPLRSDLIEQITARVLDRRLAAGTRVNEVHLARELGVSRTPLREALIGLADRGLLVSAPGRGFLVPPFDPDEARRLYPLVAELEALALRWTSPVELIGLPDALDAVAGEMALADGSELSALDDRWHALLLSRCPNPHLLRLIEQTKPLLKRYESAYFARHGHAGESIEEHRRIAAALRDGDLAAASAVLVANWVKALAYLGKDER
- a CDS encoding metallophosphoesterase — protein: MIIAHLSDLHLDGGPRAEDRVAAVMGYLGGLARPIDAVVVTGDIADHGTAAEYARAAELLKHRAPVLVCPGNHDVRAAFRTGLLDLPPSDGPIDLAQEIGGVLFALCDSTIPGRGAGFLAGETLAWLDGVLSGGDGPAFVAFHHPPVEVGVPLVDAIRQAGEDRLAAVLKRHPRVKALLAGHVHTGASTTFAGVPLRIAPGVVSGSLLPVEPGADRGWAEGGPLEYDRPPALLLHVLHDDGRVTSHHRTVPL
- a CDS encoding CocE/NonD family hydrolase: MLDRLVDKLLGLPRTEDPKPVVTHDLAVPMPDGVTLLADRYAPAGTTSAPVVLIRTPYGRKGLASKLFGETFARHGLQTVVQSTRGSFGSGGEFRPFHLEREDGLATAEWLRAQPWCDGNLGMAGASYLGHTQWAIGPYLDPPLAAMCLGVTASEFVSTFYPGGVLAADNMVSWAAMIGRQEERFAALPNPRQTRKTRRAMAHLPISGADIAAIGKPVRFLQDVTEHFAPDDGYWAMSDHSARVAELDVPVSMVTGWYDLFIGSQLRDFRLLADAGKAPRITIGPWAHGEPASMGPMIRDQLGFLRAHLLGDRTQLQRAPVRLFLQGAGTWLDFESWPPPSKVTEAHLRPIGGLGEVATDPALPTPFTYDPADPTPAVGGPLLTGEWKQRDNQEVEARPDVLVFTGEPLPSDLDVIGEVSATVHVRTELGHADVYVRLCDVDAGGVSRNVTDGILRLRPGFPSADPDGVVTAEVTLDPTAYRFRRGHRLRVQVAGGAFPRFARNHGTGEPVTSAVTGEPNRFEVFHDAARPSRITLPVFSS